One genomic segment of Erythrolamprus reginae isolate rEryReg1 chromosome 2, rEryReg1.hap1, whole genome shotgun sequence includes these proteins:
- the LOC139160232 gene encoding cholinesterase-like — protein MPCLLCPSLLCCLLLLLPFPLVSSSASNGDTVVITSSGPIKGKRFLAGLGSGTAYLGVPYAEPPLGKLRFQKPLPHQPWSETLEATSFGNCCSQSIYYEDTAAMVWNPKTPLSEDCLSLNIWAPHPQPSIPVPVFVWIHGGGYGAATSSLPLFNGASLAATENVIVVTINYRLGALGFFYMPPAAPGNLGLWDQQLALKWMKGNAAVFGGDPSRVTIFGHSVGGASVNFHLLAPKSQDLFAQAVMQSGTANAFWAWRSPEEAKRLSLKFVRLLGCFEDNNISIVQCLQTKNVSELIRQQGSLFLNRDCLLNFPFRPTIDGDFLLGDPEKLMEEGQIQTKPVLIGKVSDEGSTFIHDLFSDINESLINQEQLLKGIKMLVPNATEDVVQSIALKYSEGNDGPARYRSALSNLFTDLAIACPMIEAAGNIRKAGNPVYAYLFAHSPSSSSWPQWTGPHHDAEIAYIFGTLESVFPVNQTYTEAEARLSHEMMHYWAEFARTGNPTGLVATKDEWPLYNASEQNFFVLNSESSREAEKQPVHHCGFLKKHLSKSEDPYKCEGGTVSSD, from the exons ATGCCTTGTCTGCTATGCCCGTCTCTCTTGTgctgcctcctcctcctacttCCCTTTCCATTAGTCTCCAGTTCTGCTTCTAATGGGGACACAGTCGTCATAACCAGCAGTGGCCCTATTAAGGGCAAACGGTTCCTGGCTGGCCTTGGATCTGGGACAGCCTATCTAGGCGTTCCTTATGCTGAGCCGCCCCTGGGGAAGCTGCGTTTCCAGAAACCTCTCCCACATCAGCCATGGAGTGAAACATTGGAAGCCACCAGCTTTGGCAATTGCTGTTCTCAATCTATTTATTATGAGGACACTGCAGCAATGGTGTGGAATCCTAAAACACCACTGTCAGAAGATTGTCTTTCCCTCAACATCTGGGCGCCACACCCCCAACCTTCTATACCAGTCCCTGTTTTTGTTTGGATACACGGAGGTGGATATGGAGCTGCCACATCTTCTCTCCCATTATTCAATGGGGCATCCTTAGCGGCCACTGAGAACGTCATTGTGGTCACCATCAATTATCGCTTGGGAGCCCTGGGCTTTTTTTACATGCCACCAGCTGCTCCAGGGAACCTAGGCTTATGGGACCAACAGCTGGCCCTGAAGTGGATGAAAGGGAATGCAGCTGTCTTTGGGGGAGATCCTTCTCGGGTGACCATTTTTGGCCACAGTGTTGGAGGAGCTTCTGTGAATTTCCACCTTCTCGCGCCAAAAAGCCAGGACCTTTTTGCCCAAGCGGTGATGCAGAGTGGAACAGCCAATGCCTTCTGGGCTTGGAGGTCTCCTGAAGAAGCCAAAAGGTTATCACTGAAATTTGTTCGTTTGCTGGGTTGCTTCGAGGACAATAATATCAGCATAGTGCAatgcctgcaaacaaaaaatgttTCTGAACTTATTCGGCAACAAGGCTCCCTGTTCTTGAACCGCGACTGCCTTCTGAATTTTCCATTTAGGCCAACCATAGACGGGGACTTTTTGCTTGGTGATCCAGAAAAGCTCATGGAAGAGGGTCAAATCCAGACCAAACCTGTCCTCATAGGAAAAGTCTCTGATGAAGGGAGCACATTTATCCACGATCTTTTCTCGGACATTAACGAAAGTCTCATCAATCAGGAGCAGCTTCTGAAGGGGATAAAAATGTTGGTGCCGAACGCAACGGAAGACGTTGTTCAGAGTATTGCACTGAAGTACAGTGAAGGAAATGACGGCCCAGCACGATACCGCTCTGCTCTGTCCAACCTCTTTACCGATTTGGCCATTGCATGTCCGATGATTGAAGCTGCAGGAAATATCAGGAAAGCGGGGAATCCTGTGTATGCCTATTTATTTGCACATAGCCCTTCAAGCTCATCTTGGCCTCAATGGACTGGACCACATCATGATGCTGAGATTGCTTATATTTTTGGAACTCTTGAATCGGTGTTTCCCGTCAATCAAACGTACACAGAGGCTGAAGCCAGACTGAGCCATGAGATGATGCACTACTGGGCAGAGTTTGCCAGAACTGG gAATCCTACTGGGTTGGTGGCCACCAAGGATGAATGGCCCCTCTATAATGCCTCGGAGCAGAATTTCTTCGTTCTTAATAGTGAGTCTTCCCGGGAAGCAGAGAAACAGCCTGTCCACCACTGCGGTTTTTTAAAGAAGCATTTGTCAAAGTCTGAAGACCCAT ACAAGTGCGAAGGTGGTACTGTTTCATCAGACTAG